One Glycine max cultivar Williams 82 chromosome 8, Glycine_max_v4.0, whole genome shotgun sequence genomic window, agttatttttttagtaatttaaaagtttttagaagaaaatttaaaatagttttaatacTTCCATTCgaaggtaaaaaataaaaaaacttccataaagaaaagaataactTCCACAAATAAGTAATTACAccgtaaaatatttaaaaatttatctaaacacATTTTATGTAATAATACATCATGTCAAAAAgcagttaaaataattaattgttttaggaTTTTAGTAGTTGCCGGGTCCTTTTGTGTAAAATTTCCATTCAAAGTCAAACACTATGTCAAAACAATTACAACTCTTCAAATTTAATCCGAAGCACACATAAAAGTGAAAATCTTAACGTATGGATATATTTTGATTGGAGTTTATGTGTTTTACGCCAAACACGACAAATCATAGGAGATAAATATTAGAATTAGCACGTCgctatttcaaaaaggaaaaggagaaagTTTACCCTTCAATGACCtcacacctttttctttttctttctcattccaAATCGCATATTTattagtactttttttttttttaaataatgataaaagttataaaatcatatctttatttatttattttctctcttttcttatcTGCCAGCCAGGAACAGCGAAAATAGGGTAATGTAGAGGGCCTTTGCGTAATTTCAACGCGGTTACACCGATTTATATAGGGGCATATAGCTCCGTGGAATCAACGCagccaagaaaagaaaatcctCACCCATTTTCTTCGTAGCCAAACACTCTCAAATTCTCAGTTATGTCGTGGCAAGCGTATGTGGATGATCACCTACTGTGTGAAATCGAAGGTAACCACCTCACTCACGCCGCTATCATCGGCCAAGACGGAAGCGTTTGGGCTCAGAGCACCAACTTCCCTCAGGTAAGCTTTCCATTTTCCTTTAACTCTTTTTTCCCAATCGGATCGCGATTTATTGTTATTTCCTTAGGGAAGCTTCTAGATTCGCCGATCTATGCTCACTTGTTATGGATATTCAACATGCACAATAGTTCTCAACTTGTGGCTTGTTTCTCAATCAGCAATGGAAGTTCACTGCATCTTCATCTTCTCcgataattaacaattaactaATTAACAACAAAAGCAGATTATTAGTTGtgatgattatgattatgtACTTGCCACTTGCCAGCAACAATGGTAACGgatctgttttttgtttttcttgatcTGTTCTAAtgtattgatttttattcagTTCAAACCTGAGGAAATAACTGCCATCAATAATGACTTTAATGAGCCTGGATCACTTGCTCCAACTGGATTGTATATCGGTGGCACCAAATACATGGTCATCCAGGGTGAGCCTGGTGCTGTCATTCGAGGGAAGAAGGTAACCACTGTTTCTGATCTTTGCTTGAATTCTGATCATGGATTTGCAGATTGTGTAGTGTTGTGTGTCATAGTACGTGTGTTTTGGTGGGCATTTGCATAGTTGATTCTGAAatgatatgatatatatttGGATGATTTTATTCAGTAGTAAAACtcagtataaattttttgatcTAATGCAAACTGGTTCTGAATCCAAAATCAATAACTCAACATGGAACTAAACATGTGAACATTTATCTAAAACTACGAAAGTTGGTATTTGAATGTCATATTGGATCATCAATGTGAATCCAAATATGTGATATTACTAACTGATATACTCATGTGATGATACAGTATCTGTGAAGATATgcatttcaaattattattagttttagaATCACGCAATAAAGCATTGTCTGTGCTACAatctattgaaaaaaattacagcCCTTTTTTTGGGGTTGATGTCAAGGGCAACATGAACTTGGGGTGGAGATTGCAGGTATACTGCAGTAATTTAATTATGCACCTTTGCACATTTTGGAATCCATCCATCATCCATGTGTTTGTGGATTGCGTAGCAAATGCAAATATACATAGACGACACCTTTGTGCAGAGTAATTATTGTATGCATCTTCTCAAGtctcaacaattaaataccGGGGTTGTCTTGGGTAAATTGTTACCTtcaattttaatcttaattaataaTTCCTTTCAAATTCTTTGATTCAATGGTAAAGCTGAACATATAACAGTTGTGTTTCTTGCACAGTATCTAAGTGCATATTTTGACCATTATGGTTGTAATATCAgtctttatctttattatccAGGGTCCTGGTGGTGTTACTGTGAAGAAGACCGGTGCGGCCTTGATCATTGGCATTTATGATGAACCAATGACTCCAGGTCAATGCAACATGGTAGTTGAAAGGCTTGGCGATTATCTCATTGATCAGGGTCTCTAATCTTTGCTTTATGTCTTGTTATCGTGCATATTTCATTGGCTTCTGTACAAGTTTTTGCATCGACCTGGACTGGAATGCTTTGATTGCAGTGTAATAATCTTGTGAGTATGAAAAGTCACGGGATCTGCGTGTAGTGAAGAAAGTGTTTGATGCTTGAGAAATGATGACTATAATCTCTATCTTTGTACTTTTTTAGTGGGGTACCTGTATACATTACAgtggttttaaaattttaatgctATGTTATAATGGTTGGCATATTTATCAAAAGTTTGCTTATTCTATCTGGCAGAAAGCCTTCATATTTATACTTCCGTATTCCTTCCGGCCCCCCTTTTTCCCCGATGCAAATAATTTTCTCAGTTAAACTTATGCATTAAAGCTCTTTTATAATAGTGTGTTTGGTTGAGCGTCTAGCCTGTAAAAATCAGGCCTTATTCTCACGTTAAGGCTGAAGTTACTGCATCAGATTTTCACATACTGAATCTACGTGTTTGGGATCCAAACACCCACTTTGGGTTTGGTGAAAACAAAATTCTTTTGCTTTAAGAAACCGCCGTTAGAAATCCTTCAACAATCAA contains:
- the LOC100127411 gene encoding profilin, which gives rise to MSWQAYVDDHLLCEIEGNHLTHAAIIGQDGSVWAQSTNFPQFKPEEITAINNDFNEPGSLAPTGLYIGGTKYMVIQGEPGAVIRGKKGPGGVTVKKTGAALIIGIYDEPMTPGQCNMVVERLGDYLIDQGL